One region of Coleofasciculus sp. FACHB-T130 genomic DNA includes:
- a CDS encoding CHASE2 domain-containing protein, producing the protein MLGTQLGGRYKVVKVLGAGGFSQTYIAEDTQRPRNPKCVVKHLKPARQDPAFLQVARRMFKTEAKTLEKLGHHQQIPHLLAYFEQDQQFYLVQEFIEGSPLSDELHQGTRLSESEIIQFLQDVLGILEFVHAYQVIHRDIKPSNLIRRRQDGKLVLIDFGAVKEIRTQLTSGTDQTSITVGIGTQGYVPSEQLAGKPKYSSDIYALGITAIQLLTGLRPNQLPEDPETSEIIWRDKVKVSDRLAAILDKMVRYHFRDRYQSATEVSQAIASLTEVSLSENTPVAEKFDPENIADKSGEKISDRAGVLEKKASPIRLAIASILATGLLLGVRQLGGLQSLELATFDQMVRLRFATRVLGDLDRSSPMEGPDPRLLVVEITEADIKAQNRYPLSDRTLHQLLAQLERHQPRVIGLDIYRDIPMEPGHAELSRQLQKSDRIITVCKISDIDNPGVAPPKIVPEDRLSFDDLVIDPDNAVRRSLLFATSDVGACKTPYSLGARLALRYLEQLGIEAQPHPKNYLQLNSIVFKPLEANFGGYQQADSGGYQILLDYRSAHNIAQQVTLTEVLKGQINPDWVKDRIVLIGVTSPTVDNVFYTPYGGSRKMFGVRVQAQTVSQILSVVLDKRPLFWSWSEWVEVLWIVGWAAVGGILAWRIRHPLRLIVVGTATLGILFVTGFYFFMQAGWVPVAAPALGLLGSGGSTIVCRLAPKRRKQEQPKTPQETLSAPIDNCPPEESIPADTLFTQEVNFHSGSTQTTMGGNLEPNQCHSFSLSATEGQLLTVAAVEGNVNITVIDPEGQTVGTITDGAQWQALLPSAGNYKIEVYAPDASVYTVSFDVGNDATESSNPTILTNSQLNSNNSLTETRIDG; encoded by the coding sequence ATGCTGGGAACACAACTGGGAGGGCGCTATAAAGTTGTCAAAGTCCTAGGAGCTGGAGGATTTAGTCAAACTTACATTGCCGAGGATACGCAGCGACCGAGAAACCCTAAGTGTGTTGTAAAGCACCTCAAACCTGCTCGTCAAGATCCTGCTTTTTTGCAGGTGGCTCGACGGATGTTCAAAACCGAGGCAAAAACGCTTGAAAAACTGGGCCACCACCAACAAATCCCTCATCTGCTAGCTTACTTTGAACAAGATCAACAATTTTACCTGGTGCAGGAGTTCATTGAAGGTTCGCCGCTGAGCGATGAATTGCACCAAGGTACGCGACTGAGCGAATCTGAAATTATTCAGTTCTTGCAGGATGTACTGGGCATCCTGGAGTTTGTTCATGCTTATCAAGTCATCCACCGCGACATCAAGCCGAGCAATTTGATCCGGCGGCGACAGGACGGCAAATTAGTTTTAATTGACTTTGGCGCGGTCAAGGAAATCCGCACCCAGTTGACGAGTGGAACCGATCAGACCAGCATTACAGTCGGAATTGGCACTCAAGGTTATGTGCCGAGCGAACAACTAGCGGGTAAGCCAAAATACAGCAGCGATATCTATGCCTTGGGGATCACTGCCATCCAACTGCTGACTGGGTTAAGACCGAACCAGCTACCAGAAGATCCTGAAACCTCTGAGATTATTTGGCGGGATAAAGTAAAGGTCAGCGATCGCCTAGCAGCAATTTTAGACAAGATGGTACGATACCACTTCCGCGATCGCTACCAGTCCGCTACAGAAGTCAGCCAAGCGATCGCTTCATTGACAGAGGTATCGTTATCTGAAAATACGCCCGTTGCAGAAAAATTTGATCCAGAAAATATTGCCGACAAAAGCGGGGAAAAAATTAGCGATCGCGCGGGTGTCCTTGAGAAAAAGGCATCGCCGATCCGTTTAGCGATCGCCAGTATCCTTGCTACCGGCTTGCTGCTGGGTGTACGACAACTGGGAGGTTTGCAGTCCTTGGAACTGGCAACCTTCGATCAGATGGTGCGGTTACGGTTTGCGACACGGGTATTGGGAGACTTAGATCGTTCATCCCCAATGGAAGGGCCAGATCCTCGCCTCCTAGTCGTCGAAATCACCGAAGCAGATATCAAAGCTCAAAACAGATATCCGCTATCCGACCGGACTCTGCATCAGCTGTTAGCGCAACTAGAACGGCATCAACCACGAGTCATCGGTTTGGATATCTATCGCGACATCCCGATGGAACCTGGTCATGCAGAATTATCCAGGCAATTACAAAAGAGCGATCGCATCATTACCGTCTGCAAAATCAGCGATATCGATAATCCTGGAGTTGCACCGCCAAAAATTGTCCCGGAAGACCGCCTTAGCTTCGACGATTTGGTGATCGATCCCGATAACGCCGTTCGCCGCAGTCTCCTGTTTGCGACTTCCGATGTCGGTGCCTGTAAGACCCCCTACTCCCTCGGTGCGCGTCTGGCACTGCGCTACCTGGAACAACTGGGAATCGAGGCACAACCGCACCCAAAAAATTATCTCCAGCTCAATTCAATTGTCTTCAAACCCCTAGAAGCCAATTTTGGAGGATACCAGCAGGCAGATTCAGGCGGCTACCAGATCCTGCTCGATTATCGCTCCGCTCATAATATCGCCCAGCAGGTAACGCTCACTGAAGTTTTGAAAGGTCAGATTAACCCCGATTGGGTGAAAGATCGCATTGTTCTGATCGGTGTCACCTCACCCACAGTTGATAACGTTTTTTATACTCCCTACGGGGGCAGTCGTAAGATGTTTGGGGTAAGGGTGCAAGCACAGACCGTCAGCCAAATCCTCAGCGTTGTTCTAGACAAGCGACCTTTGTTTTGGTCTTGGTCGGAATGGGTTGAGGTGCTATGGATTGTGGGATGGGCAGCCGTTGGCGGCATTTTAGCTTGGCGAATCCGTCATCCCCTGCGATTGATTGTGGTTGGAACTGCAACGCTGGGCATTTTGTTCGTTACCGGCTTCTATTTCTTTATGCAGGCAGGTTGGGTACCTGTCGCAGCACCAGCGCTGGGTTTGCTAGGTAGCGGCGGCTCCACGATCGTCTGTCGGCTGGCTCCAAAAAGAAGAAAACAAGAGCAACCTAAAACTCCCCAAGAGACGCTTTCAGCACCGATAGATAACTGCCCCCCAGAGGAGTCAATCCCAGCAGATACGCTATTCACTCAGGAAGTCAACTTCCACTCAGGTTCTACACAAACAACGATGGGTGGCAACTTAGAACCTAATCAGTGCCACTCTTTCTCTCTTTCCGCCACTGAGGGGCAGCTATTGACAGTGGCAGCGGTAGAAGGCAACGTCAATATCACCGTAATCGATCCGGAAGGGCAAACGGTCGGGACGATTACCGATGGCGCACAGTGGCAAGCATTGCTGCCTTCTGCTGGCAATTACAAAATTGAAGTGTACGCGCCTGATGCATCTGTTTATACGGTCAGTTTTGATGTCGGAAACGATGCAACTGAAAGTTCAAACCCGACAATTCTCACAAATTCTCAATTGAATAGCAATAATAGTTTGACAGAGACAAGGATAGACGGCTAA
- a CDS encoding shikimate dehydrogenase, with protein sequence MIQGTTKLLGVIGHPIGHSLSPVMHNAAIAHLGLDCVYVPLSVAPEDLEKAIAGFAAMDNFVGFSVTIPHKQAIIPLLSEVSDIAQAIGAVNTVTKTDKGWMGTNTDVEGFLAPLEADQGDWSQSVAVILGNGGAARAVVAGCKKLGCAQIHVVGRNRENLTAFQNSWRNSSLPVEISTHSWEELPNLISQASLLVNTTPVGMYPKVDESPLDAEAIANLPEGAIAYDLIYKPNPTRFLQQAQRQGAIIVDGLEMLVQQGAAALKIWLNREPPVDVMRQSLQKQLKIKN encoded by the coding sequence ATGATTCAAGGTACAACCAAACTTTTAGGGGTGATTGGTCATCCCATCGGGCATTCCCTATCGCCGGTGATGCACAATGCGGCGATCGCTCATTTAGGATTAGATTGCGTTTATGTACCTTTGTCGGTCGCGCCGGAAGATTTAGAGAAAGCGATCGCCGGTTTTGCCGCAATGGATAATTTTGTGGGCTTTAGCGTTACCATTCCCCACAAACAGGCAATTATCCCCCTGCTATCAGAAGTATCAGACATTGCCCAAGCGATAGGAGCCGTCAACACCGTTACGAAGACGGATAAGGGATGGATGGGCACGAATACGGATGTTGAAGGCTTCCTCGCCCCCCTGGAAGCTGACCAGGGCGATTGGAGCCAAAGTGTAGCGGTCATTTTAGGCAATGGTGGTGCGGCGCGGGCAGTGGTTGCCGGTTGTAAAAAACTAGGTTGTGCCCAAATCCATGTTGTTGGGCGAAACCGGGAGAATTTAACCGCTTTTCAAAATAGCTGGCGCAATTCATCTTTACCAGTAGAAATCAGCACCCATTCTTGGGAAGAACTCCCGAATCTGATTTCTCAAGCATCTTTGTTAGTCAATACAACACCTGTTGGGATGTACCCGAAGGTTGACGAGTCTCCCTTAGATGCAGAAGCGATCGCCAATTTGCCAGAAGGCGCGATCGCTTACGATCTAATTTACAAACCCAACCCTACCCGGTTTCTGCAACAAGCACAAAGACAAGGCGCAATTATCGTTGATGGACTGGAAATGCTCGTCCAACAAGGAGCCGCCGCCCTGAAAATCTGGTTAAACCGCGAGCCGCCAGTGGACGTGATGCGCCAATCTCTACAAAAACAATTAAAGATCAAAAATTAA
- a CDS encoding glycosyltransferase, with protein MVESRKDIKNNPTLPGLPPLLRVPSESLQIAELGLPTALAGSKNFEKLGEERGYAHTRPLRFSLVVPTYNEGDNIREIVRLLTQLLDGAIPNDYELIVVDDNSPDGTWEIAQVLMLEYPHLRVMRRIEERGLSTAVIRGWQAARGEILGVIDADLQHPPELLLQLLAKMDRGADLAAASRHVEGGGVSDWSIVRRFLSRGAQMLGLILLPGVVGRVSDPMSGYFLVRRECLVGKTLSPVGYKILIEVLGRGDIRWIAEAGYVFQERQAGESKVSAKQYVDYLRHLLRLRLSRWPIGRFLRFGAVGFSGVFVDMAVFYLLRTQVGLGLTSSAALASELAIINNFLWNDSWTFADISSRQQGWNKRFKRLLKFNLVCLSGLVLNLLILNLLFNVLGVNQYVAKLIAIAAVTLWNFWINLKLSWRVTETK; from the coding sequence ATGGTGGAAAGCCGCAAAGATATTAAAAACAATCCCACGCTTCCTGGATTGCCACCCCTATTGCGGGTTCCATCAGAATCATTGCAAATCGCTGAATTAGGTCTTCCCACGGCTTTAGCAGGCTCTAAGAATTTCGAGAAATTAGGGGAAGAGCGTGGGTACGCCCATACACGCCCACTCCGTTTTTCTTTAGTGGTTCCTACCTATAACGAAGGGGACAACATCCGGGAGATTGTCCGATTACTGACTCAGCTGTTGGATGGAGCTATCCCGAATGACTATGAACTGATTGTGGTCGATGATAATAGCCCCGACGGAACTTGGGAAATCGCTCAGGTTCTGATGTTGGAGTATCCGCATCTGCGAGTGATGCGGCGGATTGAAGAACGGGGACTTTCGACAGCGGTAATTCGCGGCTGGCAGGCAGCGCGGGGAGAGATATTAGGCGTAATTGATGCCGATCTCCAGCATCCACCAGAGTTGTTATTGCAGCTGTTAGCGAAAATGGATCGGGGCGCAGATTTGGCGGCGGCTAGTCGCCATGTGGAAGGTGGCGGTGTCAGCGACTGGAGTATTGTACGTAGATTTTTATCTCGTGGTGCCCAGATGCTGGGGTTAATACTGCTGCCTGGAGTAGTGGGTCGTGTCTCCGATCCGATGAGTGGTTATTTTTTGGTACGCCGCGAGTGCTTGGTGGGAAAAACACTGAGTCCGGTGGGTTACAAGATTTTGATTGAGGTGCTGGGTCGGGGCGATATCCGTTGGATTGCTGAAGCAGGCTACGTGTTTCAAGAACGCCAAGCGGGGGAAAGTAAGGTCAGTGCGAAGCAATATGTAGATTATCTGCGGCATTTGCTGAGGTTACGCCTTTCCCGCTGGCCCATTGGTCGATTTCTCCGATTTGGTGCAGTCGGTTTCAGTGGCGTATTTGTAGATATGGCAGTCTTTTATCTGCTGCGTACCCAAGTGGGATTGGGACTGACGAGCAGTGCAGCTTTGGCTTCGGAGTTGGCAATTATCAATAATTTCTTGTGGAATGACAGCTGGACTTTTGCTGACATTTCCAGTCGCCAACAGGGATGGAACAAGCGGTTCAAGCGGCTGTTGAAATTTAATCTGGTCTGTCTGAGTGGGCTGGTATTAAACCTTTTGATCCTGAATTTGCTGTTCAATGTCCTGGGTGTGAATCAATACGTTGCGAAGCTAATTGCGATCGCTGCCGTGACTTTGTGGAATTTCTGGATCAATCTAAAACTCAGCTGGCGGGTGACGGAAACTAAGTAA